GTCCACAGAAGGGAAGTTGGGAGATGAAAAAAATGGGGATTGGGTAGCCAAGGAATCCAATGAGCCAGCAGAGAGATACCAGCGTTCCACAGAGCCTCCGAGTCATGATGATGGGGTAGTGCAGTGGGTGACAGATGGCCTGGTACCGATCATAAGCCATTACTGCTAAGAAGAGACATTCAGCTGTGCccagggaaaagaagaaatagaactgGAGGAAGCAGCCAGAAAATGAGATGGCCTTTGTTTTGGAGAGAATGTTGACTAGCATGTTAGGAACAGTGGAGGAAACATACCAGATTTCAAGGAAGGCAAAGTTTCCCAACAGAAAGTACATGGGGGTGTACAGTCGTGGGTCCCATTTCACTGCACAGATAATGGCTCCATTCCCCACCAAAGTCAAGGCATAAACCACCAAAAAtagtgagaagagaaaaatctgtatCTCCCAGCAACCAGGGAATCCCAGGAGAACAAACTCAGTCACGATGTGTGTTTCTGACCTGTTCATGGGTCTTAAATCTACAAAGAAGAAAGATATGAGTGCAACCCAAGTTATTTTGCTTCCTACATATCCTAAGAATTTTATTGAAGGGAACTTAAGCCCTGCCCTAAAATATATGAGGTATTTTGAAATGAAGTGGGAATAAATCTCACCTTATTTTGAATTGACTATGGATCTAAATCTCAGTATTATTTTGTTAGAATCCAATGCAGAAAGATCCACATCAGTTTGTACAACCAGCGgtgtaaatttctttcttttttattttgatccTTAAGAAAATTCTTTCTGATTTTGGCCTTTTTCTAAAGTTGACTATAGATATTCATGCACAAACTCATCCACTTTCTCTTATTCAGCATACCTTGTTACAAAACAACAACGTCATATTTTGAGGACAGTTAGGGAGAGGTTGATCTAAGCCTTTGGCGATAGAACAGAATTAGCTGATTTACACATGGAGATAAAAATTACTCCAGGACACTGTCTTTTCAGAATAACCTAATCAACTTAGTTACTATTTGTGACAGATATCATGACATTCAAGACTGGAGGCTACTcctaaattcctttaaaatatcaCTCTAACCACTTGAGTAATGCCTAAAAAAAGTACAAGAGACCTAGTATAtcataaatatttgctattatttttaaaatatccctaTTCGTTTAAGTTCACGTATTTTACACatactataaaaaaataaactatcttgctttttatatTCAGACCCTACCTAGATAAAGAAAATGGTGTTTTCAATACAAAGGTTTAGTTCATTTAGTTAGTATTTTGGATGATAAAAACAACTAAAGGGATCTACAATCAAACAGGGTTTTATCTGCAATTTTATCTGGTAGAATTAATTTTGTTCTCTGAAAAGAAAGTGaggacattttcaaatatttggacaGGCATGTACTTTTCagtatatgcattttaaattttgtacatttaaaaattgtgcagcatttaaaaattgtacaaaaaTGTATAAATCTTTCTACATTTCAAACAACAGAGTAATCTTGTAATTGATTAATATTAAGAAAACACTAAGAGGCTTaaaggcgacagaggatgagatggttggatggcctcaccaatgcaatggacatgaacttgggcaaactctgggagatggtgagggacaagaaagcctggtgtgcagtagtccatggggttgtgaagagtctgacatgacttggtgactgaacagcaagagacctaaaaataatagtttcaacattcagttttcttattaaattcaggtctcctgccttgttaTTAGAAGTCACCAGTCTTAACTTTGTTAGGAATAGGAGATAAAGAAATTTGAAAGgcaaaaaagaacagagaaattgAAAGGAAGATCATGTATGATACTTATGAATCAAGATTTTGAATTTTCCATTGGTAGTTTTTAAGGAAGCATTAAAAGGAAGTTTGAGCATCCAAGTCtaaagctgtccagttttccaatcATTGTTGAatccaaaatatatttgtttaccATCTTCACTGAATAAGGTGTTTGATAGAAGATTCCCAGACTGTTATTTACAAAGCATAAATAAATCACTTTCTCTGTAATAGGTCAGAGATAAATCCAAGTTCACAGATTTAAACCAGAATCATGAGATCTgtgcttcctgtttttctttctgaaaaaacaAACTATGTCTGCTCAATGTGAACAACAGTTTGGAACACTCTTAGATTTGACAACTTcacatctcatttcatcctttctGCCACAGTGCCCTATAAGATTTATTAGCCGCGACATTATTTTTCCTGCAGCTTTTGGTGAAAATGTAGATAAGCAGTGGGATGGTCAAAAAGTGGGAAGTTTAATAGAAAAGTCTAGAgttgtcagtttttatttttaccgTTGATGGAATAAACTGACTCAATTAAGTTCTTCATAACTCCACCCTCCAAAGTCTCCAAAATTACTTGCTGGGAATAGTTAGGGTGTTAGAATGGAATATCACAATTTTATGCCATACACACACTATTTCTTATGCTTTGGGGATTCATAAATCATTACATGAGGACAAACTTAGGGGCCAGTTTTTTCATACTCCTCTTTCCAATACAAGAAACTGGCCAACCAGCCAACCAGTCAACTCACCAGTCCAACTACTTTGAGAACAATAGCTTGATTAAACAGCTTCCTTCTGTATGCTCCTCACTTGGTATTCTGTCTTCTCAGGCATTCTGAAGGAAGAGTATACTACCTGGAAAGTGAGATTGCTTTCAGAAAGATAGTCTCTAATAATCATAAAAATcatacaataggaaaaaaaatacaataggaaaaaatggtgcagatgatcTATGCTAACTGTTCATTTCACAAATAGGCTTCATAAAGGGTCCATGGCTTTTTATCCAATGAACAAAAATGTTCTATGTTCACATACGGAAAGTTTACACTCTACTGATACAGAGGAATAATGACTAACCAGATTTATGAGGTAAAAGGCACTCTACAGTATATCACATCAGTGGTTGTAACAGGAACAGTTAGTCCTTTTTTCTTTACAAACACTGTTGGATTTCCTGGCTCAGTTTGAAGAGATATATGGGTATGGTAGAGCTGAACATAAAAGCGTGTCCTCTTCACTGACTCTGATGAGGAAAACTCCAGGTGAGGGCATTCTTATGTGGTTGACTGGGCTTACTTCCGTCCTGGAGCCTCCAGaggtttgttttctaagtttgcTAAGACATTTAGCATATGAAACAGTGTTTAATCCATGTTTCCTCTCAGGGGTTACTCTAAAACTCTGTCTCTCCCCAGGTGGTATCAGTGGCTTCCTTGCTTCCCCTGGAGTGCCTCCTCTTTTCAATCTTTAGGACTCATCCAGGTTTTAGTAGATTAGCTCCTCTGAAGTGGCTGGAGTCAAGGGAACAGAGAATCCAGGGGAAATATTGGGTAAATTTCAGGAGGTTTTTCACTGCAGGGATTGCATTCCATTGAGGAATCACCTTCTGTGGGGATCAGTACAATAAATGGAAGTTTTTCCCCCATGACTCTAATTCTGAAACTGAGACATGCTTGTAAGCAAATATTTCCCCTCTAGCTTGAATGAAGCACTACAACATAGAGATATAGGAAACTGAATTCTGTTGGCTAGTTTATAATTAAATCCACTAAAATATCCTGGAGCCTTTCACTGTAATAATCAGGTGATTGGTACTAGGTAGGAACTGCCTTGAATGATGCGGAACTGCCTAATCATGATGCGGAATGACCTTACTTGCTGTGGAGGGAAATCCAAGATGGCAGAAGCCATTTACTTGACTTATCTAGTCAAACTGTCAATTTCTACTCTGATTTCACTTTCTATGAATGGGGAATTTGAAACCAGTGTAAATGTGATGAGATTTTTAATCActggtcttttgtttttcttctgaaagaaTTGGGGCTTCTTTCTAGGATCCTGTTAAACCACTTATGTAAATATTACTCCTGGGGAAAGGTGAATGATAGTCAATGAGAAAATCTTCACTGATAGTTACCAGGGCAGCTTATTGGCACTCAATGCCATTTCTCCGTCGAGTATTCTTGACttccttgtcaaatattagttgtaCTTATATATATGGgggtttattttggggctctcAATTTTGTCCCACTggtctatgtgtctatttttataccaataccatgctgttttgattcctatagctttgtagaatagtttgaaatcaagacatgtgatgcctccagctttgttcttctttctgagGATTGCTTTGGTCATTTGGGGTTTTCTGTGGTTCCAGACAAACACTAGGgttgtgttttctatttctgtgaacaATCCATTGAAGTTTTGATAGGACTTGTATTGAGTCTACCTGATGGCTTTGGGTGTGtctgttggttgctcagttgtgtctcactctttgtgaccccacggactgtagtccaccaggctcctctgtccctggaattctccagcaagaatactggagtgggtagccatgtcgttctccaggggatctttctaatccagggatcgagactgggtctcctgcatcgcaggcagattctttactgtttgagccaccagggaagccattttaaCAGAATTAATTCTTCCCAATCCATGAAAGGctagttttctgtttatttgggtCTTTGTCAGTTACTCTCATCAGTGTC
The Cervus canadensis isolate Bull #8, Minnesota chromosome 6, ASM1932006v1, whole genome shotgun sequence genome window above contains:
- the LOC122444042 gene encoding olfactory receptor 11H4; protein product: MNRSETHIVTEFVLLGFPGCWEIQIFLFSLFLVVYALTLVGNGAIICAVKWDPRLYTPMYFLLGNFAFLEIWYVSSTVPNMLVNILSKTKAISFSGCFLQFYFFFSLGTAECLFLAVMAYDRYQAICHPLHYPIIMTRRLCGTLVSLCWLIGFLGYPIPIFFISQLPFCGPNIIDHFLCDMDPLMALSCAPAPITEFIFYTQSSLVLFFTLMYILRSYTLLLRAVFQIPSTAGRRKAFSTCGSHLTVVSLFYGTVMVMYVSPTYGISALMQKILTLVYSIMTPFLNPLIYSLRNKDMKLALRNVLFGRRISQNS